Proteins encoded by one window of Seriola aureovittata isolate HTS-2021-v1 ecotype China chromosome 4, ASM2101889v1, whole genome shotgun sequence:
- the zgc:174895 gene encoding adenine phosphoribosyltransferase, with the protein MDALAVPADRHKGWYLSLMAPNTKGPTFAWLDPSRFYCNYQALTDCVKDLVSPFHSDTIDLVAGIDAMGFILGASVATTLGKGFLAIRKAGHLCVATQNQSYTDYTGREKTMEVRLDVLKPGVRVLLVDQWIETGGTMKAAIQLVERLGATVVGVAAVAIENTEGGKWIKENYKFSHCIPEELQSQIDGKYLDSFKSFSS; encoded by the exons ATGGACGCGTTGGCCGTTCCCGCAGACAGGCATAAAGGATGGTACCTTTCTCTGATGGCCCCCAATACAAAAGGACCAACATTTGCCTGGCTGGATCCGTCCAGGTTCTACTGCAACTACCAG GCTCTTACAGACTGTGTCAAAGACCTTGTCAGTCCTTTCCACAGCGACACCATTGACCTGGTTGCTGGGATAGATGCAATGGGATTCATTCTTG ggGCGTCTGTTGCCACCACTCTTGGAAAAGGTTTCCTGGCTATCCGTAAAGCAGGACACCTGTGTGTTGCAACCCAAAACCAAAGCTACACAGATTACACAGGCAGAGAAAAGACTATGGAAGTAAGACTGGATGTGCTAAAACCAG GTGTGAGGGTGTTGTTGGTGGACCAATGGATAGAGACTGGAGGGACAATGAAGGCTGCCATCCAGCTTGTCGAGAGGCTGGGAGCCACTGTTGTAG GTGTGGCAGCTGTGGCCATCGAAAACACTGAAGGGGGGAAGTGGattaaagaaaattacaaattttCTCACTGCATCCCCGAAGAGCTGCAGAGCCAAATTGATGGGAAATATCTCGATTCATTCAAAAGCTTCAGCAGCTGa
- the LOC130168100 gene encoding coiled-coil domain-containing protein 88B-like has translation MFNGTCTCRDSSFPPCTLNCTLASTQTLCKPFVKHIYCISLSPCYIVNCFIRNAFSSTAVSSPTSSVKHKLLFVTVKAHLRAEMNRQRHQSFGTQQFGAALYLPAHYRPATVPLYPEQQNAVVQGLRDALLSAINEIKSLKEENKSLKDKMDLQQSEWRQVESQLQEEVRQKDQLLKSTIKKRQARTKAHIDVLALLAQREAELESREEGWKARCGALEVSLQELVQRKEDWSRRVVEAELEETKIKNKEEHKSQEDKMNMQQSEWRQVESQLREEVRQKDQLLKRTIKKRQARTKAHIDVLALLAQREAELESREEGWKARCGALEVSLQQLVQREEDWSRRVVEAELEEKLAQKELEETNIKHNEEEEQGFATAQHPSS, from the exons ATGTTCAATGGAACCTGCACCTGCAGAGACTCTTCATTTCCACCCTGCACACTGAACTGCACACTTGCTTCAACACAAACCCTTTGTAAACCATTTGTAAAACATATCTACTGTATATCTTTGTCTCCTTGTTATATCGTGAACTGTTTCATCAGAAACGCCTTCAGCTCTACAGCAGTTTCAAGTCCAACTTCATCtgtgaaacacaaactgctCTTTGTCACTGTTAAGGCTCATCTCAGAGCTGAGATGAACCGACAAAGACACCAG tccTTTGGGACACAGCAGTTTGGTGCTGCCCTGTACCTCCCCGCTCATTACAGGCCGGCTACAGTGCCGCTGTACCCTGAGCAGCAAAATGCTGTGGTACAGGGCCTCAGAGACGCCCTGCTCTCTGCTATCAACGAGATCAAGTCTCTAAAGGAGGAGAACAAGTCTCTGAAGGACAAAATGGACCTTCAGCAAAGTGAATGGAGGCAGGTGGAGAGCCAGCTCCAAGAGGAGGTCCGTCAGAAAGACCAGCTCCTCAAAAGCACCATCAAGAAAAGGCAGGCTCGCACAAAGGCCCACATTGACGTCCTGGCCCTGCTCGCTCAGAGGGAGGCTgagctggagagcagagaggaggggtggaaGGCCAGGTGTGGAGCACTGGAGGTGAGCCTGCAGGAGCTGGTTCAGAGAAAGGAGGACTGGAGCAGgagagtggtggaggcagagctggaggagacaaagattaaaaacaaggaGGAGCACAAGAGTCAGGAGGACAAAATGAACATGCAGCAAAGTGAATGGAGGCAGGTGGAGAGCCAGCTACGAGAGGAGGTCCGTCAGAAAGACCAGCTCCTCAAAAGAACCATCAAGAAAAGACAGGCTCGCACAAAGGCCCACATTGACGTCCTGGCCCTGCTCGCTCAGAGGGAGGCTgagctggagagcagagaggaggggtggaaGGCCAGGTGTGGAGCACTGGAGGTgagcctgcagcagctggttcagagagaggaggactggagcaggagagtggtggaggcagagctggaggagaaactggctcagaaggagctggaggagacaaacattaaacacaatgaggaggaagaacaggGGTTCGCTACAGCACAACATCCCTCTTCCTGA